The region CGACATCCTGCTTTTCGGCGGGGTCATTTTCCTCATTCTGCGCATGATGCGACGCCGCGGCGCCCCCAGAGGCGAACCGGCTTATCAGGCGGGCGGCGCATATCAGGGCGGCGCCAGTCACGATGTCCGGCAGCACGACAACACCATGTACCGACAGGCACAGGACGGCTGGTCCGGCCTGCGCAGTGCCGGTTCCGGCAGCCCGTCCTCTGCGGCACCGGCGCCGGAAGTTCCCGCCGGTTTTGACACCGAAGAGTTCCTGCAGGGTGCACGCAGCGTGTACACCCGTCTGCAGAATTCGTGGGATAACCGTGATCTGGATGATATCCGCACGTTCACATCGCCTTCCGTATTTGACGAGATACACCGTCAGGCACAGGACGACCCGCAGCCTTCCCGCACGGAACTGCTGCTGATAAACGCCCGGGTGCTGGAAGTGAAAGAGGAAACCGACGGCATGCTGGCCACAGTGTATTTCGACGTGCTCATGCGCGAAGACGCCTCGGGCGGCAATCCGGAACAGGTACGCGAAGTGTGGCATTTCCACCGCGCCACTCCGGACGCCATGTGGCGGCTGGACGGTATACAGCAGCTCGAACAATAACCATAAGGGCGTTACTCACCGACACGAAGCGGGCACGCGGTAAAACAACCGTGTGCCCGTTTTTACTGTCGTCATGTTCTGCGGGACAACTACAGGACGCGCACGGCAACCATGGTTATATCGTCCTCCTGCGGCGCACCGTCCTTAAACCGCCGCACCACTCCGCCCATGGCTTCCAGCAGTCCCGCGGCGTCTTTGGCGGCATGGGTACGCATGACTCTGCGCACTCTGTCGCGCCCGAACATTTCCCCTTTACGGTTGCGGGCCTCCACCAGCCCGTCGGTATACAGCAGAACCACATCGCCCTGACGCAATCTGCGGCAGCAGGATGTTTCGTACACCGTGCCGGGCATGGTTCCCAGCGGCAGACCAGCAGCCTGCAGCGAAGTAAATGAATCGTCGGCGGCACGATACACCAGAGCCGGTTCGTGACCGGCTGCAGCCCACGAAATACTGTGCGTAACCGGCTCGATGCAAAGCAGAAACATGGTCACAAAACGGCCTGTTCCGTAACTGTCGCGCACCACCTGCCTGTTCACGTCGCGCAGCAGTGCCGCCGGACTGCACGGCGTGGCGGCGCGCATACGCACAAACGCCCGCACGGAAGCCATCAGCAGCGCAGCCCCGACGCCATGCCCCGTCACATCACCCACAATGATGCCCGTGCGGGGCGTATCGTCTTCTTCCGTAAGCCAGTTTTCAAGAAAGTCATAATAATCGCCGCCGGTCTCATCGCTGTAAAGGCACCTTCCCGCCACATCCAGCCGTCCGGAACCGTCCGCTGACGGCTGCGCTGCGGCATGCGGCACACCGGAAGGCAGCAGCGTCTCCTGCACTTCACGCGCCACAGCCAGCCCTTCCATCAGCCGCAGCCTGTCGCGCAACCCGTCTATCATCAGGTTGGTATGCCCCGCGATGAATCCGAACTCGTCTCTGGTGGCAACCGGCACATGTCCGCTCATGTCTCCGTTGCTCACCCGCACCAGCACCTGCGTCTGATTATCAAAAAGCAGACGCAGGTTACGGGAATAGGACAAAGCAAGATTTATCACCAGCACCAGCAGCATGCCCATGATGAATGAAAGATCTATCAGAATGCTGCGCTTTACAAACCGCAGTGAACCTTCGTTGAGTCCTGCCTCTGTAAACCACCACAGATCACGGAACACCGCCAGAATGACAATAAGCGAAAACAGCACCGTCACCACGGTAGCCACAGCAAAAAATTTACGCGTGAGAGAAGAAAACCGCCGGGGAGGCAGCCTTTCCGGCTCGGTTATGCCGGCCAGACGTATGCTCCGGCGCTCGCATTCAAGGGCAAGGTCGATGGAAACAAAAACGCCCAGCGCCACCATGCCCAGAATCAGCTTGCCCCCGCTGGAAAGCAGCGGCACGCCGTTGATCACGGTGTTTGCCAGCGCCATCAGCACTCCCGCGCCTGCAAACAGCACAAAGTCGCACTGCCCCAGACGCTCCGCCCGCCGGGCCACCGGCAGCGAGAGCACATGCGGCAGCACCACCAGCCGGCGCAGCAGCAGTGCCGCGCCGGTAACGGCGGCGATGACCAGTGCCAGCTTCCAGACCGGAAGCGCGCTCATGAACGGTCAGATACGGCCGCCGTACACGGTAAGTACGGCAGCGGAAAAAACATACAGCAGAATTGCGCGCATGCAGCGGCCCTCTTGTTCTGATTTGCGGAGTAGGGTAGCGTAAGATTGAATCCACGGTAGCATGAAACGAGCGCCGCTCACAACATGAAGCATCCGGAGGCGCCATGTCTCGTCTTTTTGCCGCAGTCCTGCTTATTCTGTGCACGGCAGTGCCCGCCCGGGCACAGCTGCCCCTCAGCATTGCCGGATTCACACTGGGCGAACCCGTAAGCGGATACGAAGACAAGGTCATGCCGGAAACGAAACAGGCGGACAGGGATGCCCTTTTTGTGGACGAAGTGAGTCTGCGCGACGACGCCGTACCGTGCATCCGCGGCGGCAGCCTTATTTCCGGCAACTGTCTGGGCGAAAACAGACTTATCGGTATCAAACTGAAATTTGCCGACCGTAGCAAATCGCTTTACGACAGGCTGGAGAAGGCATATAGAAAGAAGTTCGGGGAACCGGCAAACTGGATCGGTGACCCGTTTCATAACGTTCTTGCATGGGAATGGATTTTACGCGAAGGCGACGATGTGCTTTCCGTTGTGCTGGCGTACAGCGTGGTGGCCGACATGAGGCCCGGCGTCTCCATAAAGATGATGCTGCGTTCTGACTGGGACAGGGAAAATGCCTGTTATACCCGAAAAAACGCCCACGGCCGCCGCATGATGGAAAAACATTCCGTCATCGTGGACGACCTTTCCCCGTTCATCCCCCATCAATAGCGAGGATCAAGCATCCAATGGACCCTGCCCCTACGTGCTCGGCGTCTGCAACAACCGGTCAGGCATGGCAACAGCTGCAATGGAACGGCATTGACATGCACATACCGGCACAGTGGACTCCGACAGCCATTGAGCACACATTTCTGTCTTTTTCGGATACGGATCTCCCTGTTTTCGATGTGAAGTGGGCCTGCGACAAGCGTCCTTTCCAGCTGGAAAAAGAAAGGCGCATCATGCACAAGCGTTTCGGCGATGCGGAAGGTTTCCGCACCGGGGCGGAGAGTATTCCGCTGCCGCTTACGCAGGCGCTGCGTCAGGTACAGGACAGGTTCAGCCATGTGCCGTTTGTCCACGCCACCGGCTGCGGAGCGCTGCTGCACAGCGACTCCGGCGGCTATACCGTGCTGGTGCAGTTTCACAACAGAGAAGACAAGCCCCCTTGCGCCGACACCATGACCGGCATTCTCCGCTCGCTTTCTCTCGCCCCGTCCGGCACGCCCGTAACCACCCGTATCTACGACCTTGCCTGCACTGCTCCGGCAGGCTATGAACTCCGCAGCTTTGTTTTTCATCCCGGCCATTTCTGGCTGGAATTCCGCCGTGCCGGAGCTACGCTGGCCATCGACAGATACGCTCCGGCCAATGTGCTGCTGAACGGACTGCCGCTGCGCCACTGGGTGACCAGACACTACGGTCTGCCCATTGAAGAACTGTCATCGGACGTGCCCTGCAAGCCGGCTGCCGCCGGTGACATAGTGCGCTGGACCACAGACCGCTGCAGACCGCTGCTGGGGCGGGTACCCATTGTACGCTCTTTCCGCGGCGTGCGTCAGCACGAGGCCGGTGCGGCCTGGCTGGTGGAACACGAAAACAAGCTGCTTTCGGTACGTATGCGTGATTCCGGCACCGTTTTTTATGACGATCTGACAGCACTATGCAGCACCGTTGAAATTATTTAAAAAAAAAACCAAGATCGCAGCACCCGCGGACAGACACGCCGCGCTTGCGTTTGTGCCCGTCATACCGGAAGGCATACGCCAGTCACATGAGACCGGCGGCTGCGTGCGGCTGCACTATGCCGCTGCGCCCGGCAGGCTGGCAGCACTGGTGCGCGGCGCCGCGCCTGTGCCGCGCACGCTTGAACTGGACGAACTGGGCACGGCCGTCTGGATGCTCATCGACGGCAGGCGTCCGGTTTCGGGCATCGCTCAGGCACTGGCACAACGCTACAAGCTGCACCAGTCAGAAGCCGAACTGTCCGTAAGCGCATTTCTGCGCCAGCTGGGCAGACGGGGGCTGATAGTTCTCAGAGAACCATAACCACGGCAGTCATCATGAATCACACCGAGCATACAGACCACGAGTATTTCACCGAGCCCGCAGCCATAGAAGCGCTGGGGCAGCGGCTGGGCGGCAGCGATATCGTCATAGGCGCGTACCTGACGGGCAGCAACCATCCGCAGCACGGCACACGCGTTCCCGCCGAAAACATCGATTATCTGGCCGGCTGGCTGCACAGCGGCATGCGTCATAAGCTGAATATGGTCGTGCTGCACGACGGACTGTCAGATGCTTTCCAGCAGAAATGTCATGCCGCCGTCGCCATTCACCACCACGAAAAAAAACGCGGCACGCTGACCTTTGTGCAGATACGCCCCGGCAGATTCACCATTGCGGACGAGCGTTTTCTGGCCGCGCTGGCACTGCTGGAACGCATCCGCTTCCGCAATGTGTTCATGGTGGATGTGGCGGATGCGTGGTTTGCGGACAATCCTTTTCTGCTGGTGGAAAAACCGACCCTGCGCCGCTTCTTCGACCGCAGCGGTTTTGCACGGGCACGCGGATTCCGCGGATTCTGCAGGGCACTGGCAGCCCAGTACCGCACATGGCGCGACCGCAAGCGCTTTACCGTGTTCATCGGCGGCGAAGACACAACCATCGGTGATAATCCGTGGATGCAGCGCCATATCCGCAAGGTTTTCGGGCAGGACATGCCGCATCTGGCGCAGAAGCCGGTGCTCAACTGCGGCATTCTGGGCGGGGGCCAGCGCCATCTTGTTTCCGTGCTGCGCACCGTGCGCTCGGAAATGCTGCGCTGCAATGCCACGGACGTTCTGAACGACATGGCCGTGTTCAACCGGGTGCTGCACGATTCACAATACCATCTGCCGTACAGCAACGGGGTGCTTAACAGCCCGTGGAAGGCATGGGCCAAGCAGGGCAAGCACGCGATTTTTCATAAATAACCGTCACTGAAGCGGAATTTTTCCACCATCCGCGGAAAGATTCCGCTTCAGCCCGCCGGTACCACGGCAGACCGGCACCCGCATACACTGCCGCGTTAGCGCAGCTTTCTGCAGAACATACATACCACTCTGCCGGTGCCATGTGTGTTCTGCAACGTCATGCGCGCACAGGCCCTTCCGGCTCAATCCGCGTCTTCATCACCGCCGGACAGCATCATGCGCAGTTCCGGCAGCGAACGGCCTGTCCTGCGCGCCAGCGCTGCCAGAGCCTCATATTCCGCCCTGCTCATATCTCTGCCCTGCACGGCATACTCCTTTGCCGCCACGGCGTGGCCGCCCGCCTGCACCGTTCCCTTTCCGCGGGGCAGCACCACCCGTGTACTGCGGCTGCGACGCAGACCCAGCGTGTGTGTATGGTGTATGACTGCTTCTTCCACGACGGCAAGATGTTCTGCGCTGCACAGCACGGTCAGCGCTCCGCCGGGGCGGTTTTTTTTCATCACACCGGGGGTGAACAGGACATCCAGCGCCCCCGCCTGCAGCAGCGCATCAAAGGCGTGGCCCAGCTCCTCGCCCGTCAGATGATCTATGTGGGTTTCCAGCGTGTAGATGATGTCATCGTGTCTGTGCGACTGCGGCTCGATCAGAAAAAGCCGCAGCGGACCACCTTCCGGACGCGAACCGAACGCCGAGGCGCCGCGCAGCAGTACTCCTTCCGGCCCGTCGGCGAATCTGTCCGCCGCCGAGTCGACGATGAGGGCCCCCGTTGGGGTTATCAGCTCTTCCCTGAACGCTGTGGCAGTTACAGGTTTGCCCTGCATCAGCACCGCTGTGGCAGGCGCAGGCAGGGGCATGATGCCGTGTTCACAGCACACCGTGCCTGAAAACCACGGCAACGGAGAGCAGACAACGGTATCGATGTTCAGTCTCTCAAGTCCCCAGAAGGCGCCCACTATATCCACCAGCGTATCCACGGCCCCCACTTCATGAAAATGCACCTCGCGCGGATCAATGCCGTGCACGGCACCTTCGGCCTCTGCCAGCCGGTGCACGGCGTTCACCGCCCGGTCGCGTACAGCGGGCGTAATGTCCAGCGCCGTTATCACCTGTTCCAGCTGCGCCGCATGGCGCAGCGGCTGCGCTCCGGTCCAGCGCACATCGGCGCGCATTCCGGCCAGTCCCCCGCGCCGCTCGGAACGTATTTCAATGGATACGTCTATGCCGGCGCTGCAGAGCATGCCCTCCAGAGGAGCAAAGTCACACCCCAGCCCCGCAAGACCGGCAATAAACATATCGCCGCCAAGACCGAACCCGCAGTCCATGAACAGTTGCAAACCGCTAACCGCCTTTCAAGCATCGTGCATGATTATAATTTGTAATTGAATTTAGTGACGTTCTGTGTTTATCGTACAATTACCAGTAACCCTTAAGGCGCCTCTTTGCACGGCCACAGGAGGATATTCTCATGCTGATTCGCGACTGGATGTCAAGAGACGTCATCAGCGCCACACCGGAAATGTCCATGATGCGCGCCGCAAAGCTGATGAAGGAACACAGCTTTGACCGGCTGCCCATAGTGGATAAGGATAACAAGCTGGTCGGCATCATTTCTGACAGGGATATAAAGGAAGCTTCCCCCTCCAAGGCCACCACCCTTGATGTTCACGAACTGTACTATCTGCTGTCTGAAATCAAGGTCAATGACATAATGACCCGTGACGTGGTGGCGGCAAAACCCGACGATACCGTGGAAAATGCGGCCCTTGTCATGCTGGAGCGCGACTTCAGCGGTATGCCGGTTGTAGATGACGACGGCAGACTGACCGGCATCATCACCGACAAGGATATCTTCAAGGTTCTGCTTTCCATCACCGGCGCACGGCACGGCGGGGTGCAGTTCGGCTTTCTGCTGCCCAATTCGCCGGGCACACTCAAACCCATTGTGGACACTCTGCGCGAACACAAGGCCCGCATCACGTCCATACTCACCTTTGAAGACCGCGATGACGGCATGCGGCAGGTTTTCATACGCATCCGCCCCATGGACCGGTCCGACGAAAACACCCTTATCGAACAGCTCAAGTCACGTTACCGCGTTACATACTGGTCGCGTGCCAATGTACACACCGTGTCATTCTGACCTGTACCGCGCAATTACGGCGGGTGCCTGTGCACCCGCTTTTTTTTGTTC is a window of Oleidesulfovibrio alaskensis DSM 16109 DNA encoding:
- a CDS encoding PqqD family protein — encoded protein: MKLFKKKTKIAAPADRHAALAFVPVIPEGIRQSHETGGCVRLHYAAAPGRLAALVRGAAPVPRTLELDELGTAVWMLIDGRRPVSGIAQALAQRYKLHQSEAELSVSAFLRQLGRRGLIVLREP
- a CDS encoding Tim44 domain-containing protein, whose amino-acid sequence is MTRRIMALLLPVLAAGLLLSAVDDAWAKRMGGGKSFGSRPSFTKSYSKPDAPTKSPAMGSSAATAPKRGFGGLGGMFGGLLAGTLLGSMLFGGGFGGIGFFDILLFGGVIFLILRMMRRRGAPRGEPAYQAGGAYQGGASHDVRQHDNTMYRQAQDGWSGLRSAGSGSPSSAAPAPEVPAGFDTEEFLQGARSVYTRLQNSWDNRDLDDIRTFTSPSVFDEIHRQAQDDPQPSRTELLLINARVLEVKEETDGMLATVYFDVLMREDASGGNPEQVREVWHFHRATPDAMWRLDGIQQLEQ
- a CDS encoding LarC family nickel insertion protein; the protein is MQLFMDCGFGLGGDMFIAGLAGLGCDFAPLEGMLCSAGIDVSIEIRSERRGGLAGMRADVRWTGAQPLRHAAQLEQVITALDITPAVRDRAVNAVHRLAEAEGAVHGIDPREVHFHEVGAVDTLVDIVGAFWGLERLNIDTVVCSPLPWFSGTVCCEHGIMPLPAPATAVLMQGKPVTATAFREELITPTGALIVDSAADRFADGPEGVLLRGASAFGSRPEGGPLRLFLIEPQSHRHDDIIYTLETHIDHLTGEELGHAFDALLQAGALDVLFTPGVMKKNRPGGALTVLCSAEHLAVVEEAVIHHTHTLGLRRSRSTRVVLPRGKGTVQAGGHAVAAKEYAVQGRDMSRAEYEALAALARRTGRSLPELRMMLSGGDEDAD
- a CDS encoding PP2C family protein-serine/threonine phosphatase → MSALPVWKLALVIAAVTGAALLLRRLVVLPHVLSLPVARRAERLGQCDFVLFAGAGVLMALANTVINGVPLLSSGGKLILGMVALGVFVSIDLALECERRSIRLAGITEPERLPPRRFSSLTRKFFAVATVVTVLFSLIVILAVFRDLWWFTEAGLNEGSLRFVKRSILIDLSFIMGMLLVLVINLALSYSRNLRLLFDNQTQVLVRVSNGDMSGHVPVATRDEFGFIAGHTNLMIDGLRDRLRLMEGLAVAREVQETLLPSGVPHAAAQPSADGSGRLDVAGRCLYSDETGGDYYDFLENWLTEEDDTPRTGIIVGDVTGHGVGAALLMASVRAFVRMRAATPCSPAALLRDVNRQVVRDSYGTGRFVTMFLLCIEPVTHSISWAAAGHEPALVYRAADDSFTSLQAAGLPLGTMPGTVYETSCCRRLRQGDVVLLYTDGLVEARNRKGEMFGRDRVRRVMRTHAAKDAAGLLEAMGGVVRRFKDGAPQEDDITMVAVRVL
- a CDS encoding CBS domain-containing protein; translated protein: MLIRDWMSRDVISATPEMSMMRAAKLMKEHSFDRLPIVDKDNKLVGIISDRDIKEASPSKATTLDVHELYYLLSEIKVNDIMTRDVVAAKPDDTVENAALVMLERDFSGMPVVDDDGRLTGIITDKDIFKVLLSITGARHGGVQFGFLLPNSPGTLKPIVDTLREHKARITSILTFEDRDDGMRQVFIRIRPMDRSDENTLIEQLKSRYRVTYWSRANVHTVSF